TTAAAGTTTATCGTGGGATCCAACTGATTTTTTATATAAATTTGATTCATGGTTAATGAGGTGTCAGATTTATAATAAAAAATTAGAAGGCTAGTTTGGGAATCATAAAGAGAGAAGGGCAGTGAGAAAAAAGGAGGGATGAGGAGAATAGTTTTTTTCAATAGGGGTATATTGAGTTACACTCCAATGTGAGGAGATATTAGAAAAGTCACGTGAATATGATTTCACCTTTCCTTTTTATAATTGGATAAAAAAGGATTTTTAACATAAAAACCCTTCAAGTAAGTTTTATTCTGACAAAAACCCCTCAATTAAGAATGTAACAGAAAAACCTCTCAAGTTATGTATTTTAATAATTTGGCCCCTCCGTCAACTGTGTCGTTAAAAGTCATAGTTTGTCGTTACGTATAAAACGTTGTGTTTCATTTATTACAAGAAAACAACATGAATTATAGAGAAAAACGACAAGCATCTCTCTTGAATGGCACGGTATCTGTTTTATTTTTATTAGGTCCAATTAAAAACCAAACCATTAAACCCTAATTTTTGAGAGATGAAGAACACAATCCTCAGAATCATCTAATATATGGTTTATGGGCTTTCTCGACACAGATTGAGAGATATCAGAAGATTCAGAGACAGATTTCGTGGTTTGTGGTTAAGTTTCAAGTTTGTGGTTTTTTAGTTTCAGAGCATTGCTTATTTCGAAACAGAAAACGTGAGTGAGAGAGAGACAGAGACAGAGAGAGTGTGAGAGAGATAGATTGAGTGTGACAGGAGCTTCTTAGATGACGAGGTAACTATTTGTGTTCTTAATTTTGAGTTTGGTTTCAACTTGTGTTAACAAAAATCGGTTCTTCATTCTTCACAGGACACTTTACATCCGGTTACATGCTGGAGGATATTGGGCAGCTGATGGATCGTATAATGGTGGGGAAACAAGATGCTCAAAGTTGATTTTGAAAACCCAAATTTGAAGATGTTGTTAGATATGTTGTCGAGTGGTGGATTTCCAGAGAATATGAGTAAGCTCTCATACTTCCCATCTGGTGTTGTTGATCAGAACAAGAAGGATTTATGCTCTGATATTGATGTTGCGGAGATGTTAACCTTCTCATCTGAGCTGGAAAGCATGAATCTCTATGTTGTAAGGGCTGATGATCCCTTCTTAGATGATGTTCTCGTTGGAGGAGATGAAGAAGAAGAAGAACCAGAGAGTGATGGTGAATGGGCAGATTTTTACAAAGATGATTATGTTGATAGTGATGATTCTGATGATGAAGGCGGTAAGATTGAGTTTTTTGTGGGGCAAACATTTGTTTCAAAGGAAAAGTGCAGAGAGACAATAGAGAAATATGCAGTGAAAGAGAAGGTTAACATCCAGTTTCAGAGATCCGAAAGGAAGAAAGTAGCAGTGGTTTGTGTGGCTGAGAACTGTCAATGGAGATTGTATGCTTCAATCAATAGTAAGTCTGATAATATGGTGGTCAGATCTTACATAGGAAACCATAGTTGTTATCCTAGTGGAGTTGTCAAGCTTTACACTGCTCCCAAGATAGCTGCTGATTTTCTGAACGAGTTTAGGACTAATCCGAAACTGAAAGCTGAGCATATAATGCAGAGACTGGCACTCAAAGGTCTTCGGGTTACTAAGACTAAATGTCAGAGTGCAAGGCAAATAATGTTGCACATTATAAGTGATGAGTATGCTGAGCAATTTACAAGGATGTATGATTATGTTGAAGAATTGAAGAAGACAAATCCTGGTTCAACATTTATTTTAGGTACAAAAGAGAGAGTGTTTGAGAAGTTTTATACTTGCTTTCAAGCGCAAAAGATTGGTTGGAAGAGTGCTTGCCGCCGTATAATACATTTAGATGGAACGTTTTTGAAAGGCCACATGAAAGGACAATTACTTACTGCTGTGGGAAGAGATCCTAACAATCAAATGTATATCATTGCTTGGGCTATCGTTCCAGTGGAGAATAAGGTATATTGGGAGTGGTTTATGGAATTGCTGCGAGAGGATTTGGGTTTGGAGCTTGGAAATGCTCTAGCGTTGTCTTCTGATCATCAAAAAGGATTGATATATGCCATTAAGAATGTGCTCCCATATGCAGAACACAGGATGTGTGCTAGACATATTTTCGCAAACTTGAAGAAAAGACATGGTCAATTAGATCAGTTGCATAAGCTCTTCTGGAAGTGTGCAAGATCTTATAATAAGCATGTTTTCGACAGGAATTTAGAGAAGATGAAATCAGTCAAAGTTGAAGCTTATGAGGAAGTGAAAAGAAGCGTCACCTCAAACTGGTCAAGGTATTAATCTTTATATATTTTGTTTGCTTTTGTAGCTGTGTTCCTAAGTACATTTTTGTGTCTTAATGCAGAGCATTTTTCAGTGATGTTACAAAGTCACCTGCCGTTGAAAACAACATTAGTGAGTCCTACAACGCCATTTTGAAAGATGCAAGATGCAAACCAATAATCGGATTGCTAGAGGACATTAGAAGGCATGTGATGTCAAGCAACCTTGTCAAGATTAATGAGATTGAAAAAGCTACTGGTCTCATTACACCCAAGGCATTAGCTATCATAGAAAATCGGAAGCAAAGTCTAAAATGGTGTCATCCATTTTCAAATGGGAGAGGCGTTTATGAGGTTGAGCATGGAAGGAACCAATATGTGGTCAATGTTCGCGAAAATGTTTCTTGCACTTGTAGGGCGTTTGATATAAGTGGCATTCCATGTTGTCATATAATGTCTGCAATGTGGGCTGAGTACAAAGACACAAGACTACCCGAGTCTCTGGTTTCAGATTGGTACTCTATTGAGAAGTGGAAGCTTTGTTACAGCTCTCTGATTTTTCCTGTGAATGGGATGGAGATGTGGGAGACACATAGCGATGGAGTTGTAATGCCTCCTCCAGATAGGATCATGCCAGGAAGACCAAAACACAATGCTAGAATCCGTGATCCAAGCGAAGGAAGAAGCTGTAATCCAACTCAGACCGAGGCTTCTGAAACTGAGAATACTCAAACCCAAGACAACTTGCTTGAACCAACAGCAAAGGCACATGAGAAGATAGTAGTGGTAAGTTTTAGTTAACAATGGTTCTTTTTAGATGTTTGGTAATGGTTTTAAGATGCAGTTTTTAATTGCAGAAATGTTCTAATTGTGGAGAAGCCCACCATAACAGGCAAACTTGCACTAAGGAGCCAGTAAATCCGCCTAAACCAGCCAAACCACCCTCTGAATTTCCTTCTGTTCACGCAAATGTTATCATGGTAATCACTACTAGACCTGTAGCAAATGTTTGTTCCTCAGTTCACTTTGGCTGGGATTGATTTTTTGTGTTCTTTCTATGTAGACGTGTGGTAATTGCCGCCAACCTGGTCATAACAAACGTAAATGCAAGCTGCCCCCGGTTCCTAAGCCACAAAATCTACGATCAGGAAGACCTTCCAAGAAACAGAAGACAGTGGATGCAATAACTGTGGGGAGAGATGCAATAACTGAGGGGATGGATGCAGTCGGCTTGTAGAACCATCTCTGTTTTTTTTTTTTAATTTAAACTATGTTAAGATCATAGTAGAACCATCTCAGTTTTTGTTTTTGTTTTTCTGTTTCATGTAAACTCGGTTAAGGTCATAGTAGAACCATCTCTTTTTGGAATTTTCAAGTCATTATAGAACCATCTCTACTTTGTAATTTCATGTCTAAACTCTATTTTCATGTTCGTGTGTATTCTAATGACTTAATGTCACCAAAAAGACAGCAACAACTTCTCTATGAACATCACCAACAACGAAAGATAATAGCTTGACCAAAGTTCACCAAGCTTCACTGTATTTACTCTCTCTTGGTCTCTATCTCTATCTCTCTGAAACTCCAACGAAGAAGACGATGACGTTGACTCCGAATCTCGTCGTTCTTCTCTCTGTATTGAGAAAACTTTATAAAGGATTCAATTATTAATGCAGAGCACCTGCCTATCACGTGCTTCCAATATCAACCTTTAATGAGACCTTCTTGTTCACTAAAGTGTTTGCCACACTTGGTCAAGATGTTTCAGTCTTTTTTTTGTAAAAGAAAGTCTGCATGCTTCTTCTTCTGGTTCCATCAAATTAATCATCATCTCACAGACCGAAATCAAAAAAATATAGGTAATCTAACTTACCTGAACGATGAAGAATGAAGAGATATTGGAGAGAATTTTTTTTTTTTTAAAGAATTTATTCATATCAAAAAAATGCTTTTGTACAATGAATGTGAACATTTATCTAGCTAGAAGGATTGGAGAGAACTTAGAAGAACCCTAGAATCGATTTGGGAATTTTTGGAAAGAGATGAACCAGAGATGAAAAAAGCTGTGACGTTTTCGTACTAAATAAAACGTAGTGTTTTGTACTTAACGACAAACTATGACTTTTAACGACACAGTAGACGGAGGGGCCAATTTATTAAAATACATGACTTGAGGGGTGTTTCTGTTACATTCTTAATTGAGGGGTTTCTATCCAAATAGAACTTAGTTAAGGGGGTTTTCTGTTAAAAATCCGATAAAAAACGGATAATTAAACATTCTATAAATAGAAAGCAATTTTCTTATTAAGAATCTTGTAATGTTACAAGACAAGACTGTACAAGCCATGAGTGTCTGTGATTCATTGTCCAAAAAAAAGTCTGTGATTCACAAATGTATTTCTCAAGATTGTTATGTAGAAAGACGATTCTCATTACCTTAGCTCCTAATGTCTCAATGTCAGCTTTTAGTATTTTCTATTGCCAACAGCAGCAACATCATTACTTGTGATTCATGTTACTCATTTGCTTCAGAAGTGATGAATGTCCACACTTTAGCTCTTTAACCTACCAACATAGAAAACTAGGTCTGATTGACAGCGCCGTCCCAAACAATTAGGTGGCTTAAAACATTTGAAACAATGTGGCCTTCATAGAAAAACATCGTCTCCTCTAAAACATCGTCTCAAAGACAAAATTATGTGTGTCCATCGAGAAGGTCAAAGTTTTTTAAAAGTCACGCTGGGAAGAGTTTTTGTTTGTTTGTTAAATAATTTAAATTTCTTCTTAATGTCATTTTGGTAGCTATAAATATTAGAAAATGGAAACTCGTAAGAAGGAATGAACAAAGTACTAGCGAGCGATAATGCAGTTTTGGTATTAATATCAACTCAAATAAATGAAAAAGGCTTGAAAACAAAATTTAAAATGTGGCCCTAATATTTTTTAAAAAATTATGTGGTCTAAAGCTTGTGCTTTACCTGCTTTAAGGGAGGAACGGGCCTGCTGATTGATATCATTCAACACAAAAACAAGGCGTTTGATATCATTCAACTTTCTTAGCGCCTTAACTTTCATTTGTTCTATGAATTTTTCTTGGGTTCATCCCATAGGGTGAACTCGTAAGTTCACCAACCAAAAGGATTTAATTATTTCAGATTCATGTTTAAAAGAAAAAGAAAAAATAATAAAAATTTGTCAAATTATATTATGATTTTAAAATAAATAAAAATAAGTAACAATTACCAAAACAAAGTTTTTTTTACTATTGTTAACGATGTAAGCAAAACACTAAATCCTAAATCCCAGAGGATTCAAGATTTACCCAAGGGTTCAAAGTTTAGGATTAAGAATTTAGGATTTAGTGTTTTTAAGATTTCGGTTTAATATTTATGATTTATAGTTAATGATTTATCCAAGAGTTTAGGTTTTACCCAAGGGTTTAAGATTTAGAGTTTAGTGTTTTGCTGACGGTGTTAACAATATTTAAAAAAAATCTTTTTTGGTAATTATTACTATTTTTTACTTATTTTAAAATTATAATATAATTTGATAAATTTTTATTATTTTGTTTTTCACCCTCAGAAAAACTCATGTTCTATATCAACTGATTTAATATATGCCTATAAATTATTTTTGGCGTTTATTGGAAATGTAATATAAGTAAATAATTCAAATGATAAAATATATTTGTTAATGTTCTCTAGCTTTCTATAATCTTTTTTTTTCTGAAAGTTAAAACGTTTTTTTAATCTAATACATGTCATTTAAACAAGAAAAAATTCAACGATTAAACTTTTTATAAGTTACACTTATTCTGGATTGACATTCAAATCATAGAATTGATATATTATATTTTAAACATGATTAACAGTGAGTGACTCGGTCCCCAAAATAGCTTAGATATATGGGAGGGGCATGAATATATATGAACCAATATGACATTTTGGCGCAGCGTATCAACCGTAACTCAGCTCAAATCTAAAGATTCAGATTAAATCTTAAGAGACCTGACTTCTTGAATCGAAGAATTGAATCAAATTCGATGCAAGGCTCTCGTATTGATGACATAATCGAATCAATGCAAGGCTTTAGAGAAAACTCTAGTTTATTATCTTTCAAAAACTAATTAGCAAAGCCAACTTACAATGCGTTTATATAGGTCTTTAGAGACGGTTTAATAACCTAAGTCTCTTTAAAAATAGAAAATCTAATAAAAGGAAATCATAGATAGAAAAAAAATCTTTAAAGATCTGAAATAGAAAAAAACAGTTGCTTGGCGGTGAAGGTATCATGATGCTGCATCAGGTCCCCCCGGGTTTGAAGGATTCGACCGCGAATCTGGAGCGGGGTCCGGTGGAACAAAACGAGAGAGATAACGAACATTGAAGACATCCGAGGTAGTGATGTGGGCTGGAAGTTGCAGACGATATGCATTGTCATTAATTCGCTCCAAGTCTAGAGGACCAATCTTTTTCGCCTTGAGCTTGTTGTAAGCATGAGCCGGCATCCGATATTTAGTGGGAAATCCCCATACTTGATCGCCTACTTCGAAGAGAACACGACGGCGACGAGAATCAGACGCAGCTTTGTACTTGGAAGAGGAGGACTCGATATTGGTGACCACCTGCGCATAAACGTTATGAATGTTGTCGACGAAATCATCTGCTACGCCATGAAGTCATGTACGGTCTGGAAGAGTAGTTAAATCCAAAGGGCCACGAGGAAGAAGACCATAAACGACCTGAATTGGACTGAACCCCGAGCTTCGATTGAGGGCATGATTATGAGCAAACTCAGCTTGGGGAAGTTTTGAATCCCAAGTTTTAATTGAATCTCCCAAAAGACAACGAAGCAAATTTCCCAATGATCTATTGGTCACTTCCGTTTGACCTTCCGTTTGAGGATAATAAGCAGAACTCATGTCAAGACTGGTACCAAGCAGCTTCCATAAAGATCGCCAAAAGTGTCCTAAGAACCGAGAATCTCGGTCTGAAACAATAGAAGTTGGCAACCCGTGAAGTCTATAAACCTCACGGAAAAAAAGTGTTGCGACTTGAACCACATATGTTGTCTTTTTGCAAGGAACAAAGTGTACCATTTTTGAGAAACGATCCACAATGACAAAGATTGAATCGAAACGCTTTTGTGTACGAGGAAGACCCATCACGAAATCCATACTGATATCAGACTACGGCTGAGTTGGTATAGGGAGAGGAAGGTAGAGACCAGCGTTTTAAATCATCGTGATCGGTATAGAGAACAAATTCCCGATGGAAAAGATAATGTCTCCAATGTTTGATTGCTTGAACCACTGCATAAAACTCCACGTCGTACGTACTATATCGCAGACGAGCTCCCGCCAGTTTTTCACTAAAGAAGGCGATAGGCCGGTTACGCTGACTTAAGACAGCACCAATACCCAACTTAGAAGCATCACAATGTAGCTCAAAAACTTGAGTAAAATCTGGAAGAGCTAGTATAGGCGCCGAAATCAACTTCGTTTTAATGACCTCAAAAGTTGTAGCCGCTTCAGACATCCATGTAAACACACCATCCCGACGAATACAATCCGTAAGAGGCGCCATTAAACTGCTAAACTACGGCGCAAATCTTCGATAAAAATACGCTAAACCATGAAAACTTCTAGTTGCGGACAATGTACTCGGAGTAGGCCCTGACTTGATTGCCTCTACTTTCCCCAGATCAACGGCTAGTCCTTCTGCAGAGACGATATACCCAAGGAAGTGGACGCTAGAAGAGCCGAACTCACACTTTTTGAGCGTAGCAAATAGCTGATCACGACGGAGAACAAGAAGCACTTCGTGCAAGTGAGCGAGATGCTCCGTTAGTGACATGCTAAATATCAGAATATCATCAAAATAGACAACCACGAACTTGCCGAAGAAAGGACGAAGAGATTGATTAATAACGCGCATGAAGGTACTTGGTGCATTGGACAAACCGAAAGGCATGACAAGCCATTCAAAAAGTCCTTCTCTCGTTTTAAATGTTGTCTTCCATTCGTCTCCTGGTCGGATTCGTATTTGGTGATATCCACTGCGAAGATCCATCTTAGAGAAAATTGTGGCAGCACCAATTTGATCCAATAGATCATCAAGACGAGGTATGGGAAATCTATAGCTCACTGTTATCTTGTTTATAGCACGGCTATCGACACACATTCTCCAAGATCCATCATTTTTTGGAATCAGCAACGCGGGGACGGCGCATGGGCTAAGGCTTTCATGCAAGTATCCTCTGGCGACGAGATCCTCAACTTGTCGTCTAAGTTCTTCATGTTCACTAGGGCTCATACGGTAATGAGCTCGGTTGGGTAGAACAGCATCGGGAACGAGATCGATGCGGTGCTGTATGTCCCGAAGAGGAGGAAGGCCGGGTGGTAACTCTCTAGGGAAAACGCCCTGAAACTCATCCAAGATAATTTTAAAGGTGTCTGGAATCATTGGTAAAGATGACGCAGTCGACGAGTTAATTAATATGAGAAAACGTCCTTCTTCTCGAAGTTCTTGTTCAAAAGGTTTCCGCTGAAGGATGAGGACGGGGGCTGACGGGGTGCTCTGTTTCTCGGGTAAAGACGGTTGGAGAGTGAAACTGCGATTGCCATAGCACAGGCTGTAAGTATTGAGATAACCATCGTGTTGTACGCGATGATCAAATATCCAGGGACGAACCAAGAGCAGGTGACAAGCGTCCATTGGTGCTACATCACACTGAACTTGATCCTTGAATTTTCCACCAATCGAAAAAGATACTAGGGCGCGACAAGTGATCATCAAGTCTGTTTTCTTGTCTAACCAGGCTAGTTTATAAGGACACGGATGGAGTTCTGTGGTTAGTTTGAGCTTGTTGACAATGTCTTCTGCAACCACATTTTCACTACTTCCTGAGTCGATAATAAATTTGCACACCTTGCCTGCAATAGTACACTTTGAATGAAACAGATTATGCCGTTGTGGGTTTTCATCAGTGTGGTGTGGAGCCAGACAGACACGTCGAACCATTAAGCATGGTCCATGATCTGCAATAAGATCCTCTGTTTCTGCAATAGTTTCTGTAACTTATTCATCATAGATGACCTCGACATCATTGGCAGTGGCATCAAGGAGAAGATCCCTGCGGTTTCTTTTGGGACAGTTGGACTGGCTATGACCGATCTCGCCGCAGGCGAAACAACGAAGTGAGGATGGCCGAGTTTGTGTTTTGTCTGTAAAAGGTACCACGGCAGTGTCAGTTTGCAGCGGGGGTACATCATCAGTGGTGCTAGAGCTCGGTTGTTGCTGAGAAGGACGGGTCGAGCGAGACGCAGACCAAGAAAAATTGCCTTTAGTTTGTGATTCAATGGTAAGAGCTTGCTGATGCGCTTCTGAGAGCGTCAATGGATTAAACAAGGTGATGGTGTGCTGGATTTGTTGACGAAGACAAGCCATGAATCGTGCCACGCCAATTGTCGTTCCGTGTCTTAAATGTCGACACGAGTAAGTAACAAGAAGAACTCCGTCGAGTAATCAGCTACCGACCGTGAACCCTGACGTATGTTATGGAGACGTTGGAACATGAGCTGATCATAATTATACGGTAAGAACGTCTTCTTGAGATTTGATTTCAGTTTGTCCCACGAGGTTATCTTAGGCTTTCCGAGACGTGCTCGAGTTGATTTCAATTGTATCCACCATGCTGCTGCTCTATTGCAAAATTTCATGGTAAGAACATGAACACAACGGTCCATCGGTGCACGTTTGAATTCGAGGATTTCTTCAACCGTGGCTATCCAATCGAGAAGTTCTTCAGCGGAGGAGTTACCATGGAATTCCGGAATCTCTGTTTTAAACCCTGTCTCCCATGGAACATCTGCTGCTGCGGCTCGAACATTAGCTTGAGCGACAACACGGTTGTTTGCGGAGAGGAGCAAAGGGGTTAGCATCTTCTGCTGAGGATGCGGAAAAAAGGTTTGCTTCTTCATCGTCTTCTTCGTCGTCATTGTTTTCACGTTCAACATTATCGCGGGCTGGTGGTGGTGGTTGTTGAACAGCAAGGTTGTGGAGGGTGGTGGTGATCGTGGCCAGCTGGGCTTGAAGCTCAGCAATGGCGTCGCGGGTGATTTCTGCTTCGGTTTGAACAGGTGCTCGTCGTGTTCTTATCATGATGAATGGAAAAAATTCGAGGAGCGTAGCAAAGCTCTGATACCAACCTGGCGCAGCGTATCAACGGTAACTCAGCTCAAATCTAAAGATTCAGATTAAATTTTTAGAGACCTGACTTCTTGAATCGAAGAATTGAATCAAATTCGATGCAAGGCTCTCGTATTGATGACATAATCGAATCAATACAAGGCTTTAGAGAAAACTCTAGTTTATTATCTTTCAAAAACTAATTAGCAAAGCCAACTTACAATGCGTTTATATAGGTCTTTAGAGACGGTTTAATAACCTAAGTCTCTTTAAAAATAGAAAATCTAATAAAAGGAAATCATAGATAGAAAAGGAAATCTTTAAAAATCCGAAATAGAAAAAACAGTTGCTTGGCGGTGAAAGTATCATGATGCTGCATCACATTTCTACATCATCAGAAGGATCTGCCTGGTCCATAAAAGTTAAATCCGCTATATATGGGATGAGATTACTCATGTACGGTTTAAGCCATCTGACATTTCTACCCAAACATTTAGTTACCTTGGCCATTAATTACAATTTGCACAACAAAAGCGCAATAATTATTGAGAAATTTGCTAATTTGGAACAACTTATCTTAGCTATTGTCCCCTTAGAACAAAATTAACTTTTGGCAGTTTTTGACTATGACTACCCTTACACTTTGTAAAAATTCATATAAATTAATTGAGAAGCAAAAATAAAAAATAAATAAAAATACAGAACATGATCTTAACATACATGAGTACTTATGAAAAATATATTGGTGAAAAAATTATGTTTGATAGAGGAATTTCAATAACTCCCTAAAACTGGTAGAAGATCTGATCTTCCATCTACGGTGAAATAGATGGTAGAATCTGCTAAGAAAACTACAATCTACTGGAGTTAGAAAATGTAACTTGCCAAATTTTCATCCATCTACCATGGTAGAAAAAACAATCTATTATTCCTACTACTTTCTAAAAAATAGCAGATCCGACGGTCTTCTTCTTAGTCTTTCTTCTACTATCTGTAGTTTCTACATTCTGCTAATTTCGCTTTTAACTATTGTCGGTAGAATGTTTGCTCTACACGTTGTCTTCTATATCTTTCCACTGGTAGAATCCCGTTTCTGCCAAATTTGTTTCAAAATTCCGAAAATTAAGGCCAAAAACGGTTAGTAGATATTTGAAGGATCTTGAAAGTATTTTCTTTACTTTTTTTATTTTTTTTTACTAAATATTGACTGCAAATCATTTTTGGAAGTCATCTTTCTCAACGATCTCTTCTATGTTTCTTCTCCTTTGTGTTTTGTCAATCTAGTTTACTAAGATGCATATCTATTCTTCTTGTGGTTTGTGGAACTCATCAGTTAGAAAGGGATGGAGTTTTCTTGCTGATAAAGCAAAAGGAGGTAGGTTACTGAATTTGGATGGAAGTTCAACCATTGAGAAGTTAAAGTTGATGGTTTCTGATGACTTTGGAATCGATCTAACCCTGGTCAATCTCGAG
This genomic interval from Brassica oleracea var. oleracea cultivar TO1000 chromosome C2, BOL, whole genome shotgun sequence contains the following:
- the LOC106323940 gene encoding uncharacterized protein LOC106323940 — its product is MLLDMLSSGGFPENMSKLSYFPSGVVDQNKKDLCSDIDVAEMLTFSSELESMNLYVVRADDPFLDDVLVGGDEEEEEPESDGEWADFYKDDYVDSDDSDDEGGKIEFFVGQTFVSKEKCRETIEKYAVKEKVNIQFQRSERKKVAVVCVAENCQWRLYASINSKSDNMVVRSYIGNHSCYPSGVVKLYTAPKIAADFLNEFRTNPKLKAEHIMQRLALKGLRVTKTKCQSARQIMLHIISDEYAEQFTRMYDYVEELKKTNPGSTFILGTKERVFEKFYTCFQAQKIGWKSACRRIIHLDGTFLKGHMKGQLLTAVGRDPNNQMYIIAWAIVPVENKVYWEWFMELLREDLGLELGNALALSSDHQKGLIYAIKNVLPYAEHRMCARHIFANLKKRHGQLDQLHKLFWKCARSYNKHVFDRNLEKMKSVKVEAYEEVKRSVTSNWSRAFFSDVTKSPAVENNISESYNAILKDARCKPIIGLLEDIRRHVMSSNLVKINEIEKATGLITPKALAIIENRKQSLKWCHPFSNGRGVYEVEHGRNQYVVNVRENVSCTCRAFDISGIPCCHIMSAMWAEYKDTRLPESLVSDWYSIEKWKLCYSSLIFPVNGMEMWETHSDGVVMPPPDRIMPGRPKHNARIRDPSEGRSCNPTQTEASETENTQTQDNLLEPTAKAHEKIVVKCSNCGEAHHNRQTCTKEPVNPPKPAKPPSEFPSVHANVIMTCGNCRQPGHNKRKCKLPPVPKPQNLRSGRPSKKQKTVDAITVGRDAITEGMDAVGL
- the LOC106323941 gene encoding uncharacterized protein LOC106323941, with protein sequence MTTKKTMKKQTFFPHPQQKMLTPLLLSANNRVVAQANVRAAAADVPWETGFKTEIPEFHGNSSAEELLDWIATVEEILEFKRAPMDRCVHVLTMKFCNRAAAWWIQLKSTRARLGKPKITSWDKLKSNLKKTFLPYNYDQLMFQRLHNIRQGSRSVADYSTEFFLLLTRVDI